A region of Streptomyces paludis DNA encodes the following proteins:
- a CDS encoding LLM class F420-dependent oxidoreductase codes for MRIATTIFLTDETITPVRLARELEERGFAGLYLPEHTHIPVERTSPYPAGGPLPREYGRTLDPFVALGQAAAVTERLGLGTGITLVAQHDPIDLAKQIATLDHLSGGRFTLGVGYGWNKEEAADHGVEWTSRRALTQDRLALMRALWAAEPTAYKGEFGAVRASTAYPKPVRGEPRVLIGGAAGPKLFAAIAEAADGWLPIGGRGLTETLPALRASWTAAGRDPATLQVVPYAVIPSEGKLAHYAELGIEEVVLQLPPAGETEVLHALDAYAAYV; via the coding sequence ATGCGGATCGCGACCACCATCTTCCTCACCGACGAGACGATCACCCCGGTGCGGCTCGCCCGCGAACTGGAGGAGCGCGGCTTCGCGGGGCTCTACCTCCCCGAGCACACCCATATCCCCGTCGAGCGCACCAGCCCCTACCCGGCCGGCGGCCCGCTGCCGCGCGAGTACGGCCGTACGCTCGACCCCTTCGTCGCCCTCGGCCAGGCCGCCGCCGTGACCGAGCGGCTCGGGCTCGGCACGGGCATCACGCTCGTCGCCCAGCACGACCCGATCGATCTGGCCAAGCAGATCGCCACCCTCGACCATCTCTCCGGCGGGCGCTTCACGCTCGGCGTCGGCTACGGCTGGAACAAGGAGGAGGCCGCGGACCACGGCGTGGAGTGGACGTCCCGGCGCGCGCTCACCCAGGACCGGCTGGCGCTGATGCGGGCACTGTGGGCCGCCGAACCGACCGCGTACAAGGGCGAGTTCGGCGCCGTACGGGCCAGCACCGCGTACCCGAAGCCGGTACGGGGCGAGCCCCGCGTCCTCATCGGCGGCGCGGCGGGCCCCAAGCTCTTCGCCGCAATCGCCGAGGCCGCCGACGGCTGGCTCCCGATCGGCGGCCGGGGCCTCACGGAGACCCTCCCCGCGCTCCGCGCGTCCTGGACAGCGGCGGGCCGCGACCCGGCCACCCTCCAGGTCGTGCCGTACGCGGTGATCCCGAGCGAGGGAAAGCTGGCGCACTACGCGGAGCTGGGCATCGAGGAGGTCGTCCTCCAGCTCCCGCCGGCGGGCGAGACGGAGGTACTGCACGCACTGGACGCGTACGCGGCGTACGTCTGA
- a CDS encoding bifunctional FO biosynthesis protein CofGH has translation MTIQQPGGPTANSMRRALKRARDGVALDVAEAAVLLQARGDDLTDLAASAARVRDAGLAAAGRPGVITYSRKVFIPLTRLCRDKCHYCTFVTVPGKLRRAGHGMFLSPDEVLEIARQGAALGCKEALFTLGDRPEDRWPEAREWLEAEGYDDTLAYVRAMAIRVLEETGLLPHLNPGVMSWTDLQRLKPVAPSMGMMLETTATRLWSEPGGPHHGSPDKEPAVRLRVLEDAGRSNVPFTTGVLIGIGENHEERADALFELRRVQRAYHGIQEAIIQNFRAKPDTAMRGMPDAELEELAATIAVARHILGPAARIQAPPNLVDAEYALLIGAGIDDWGGVSPLTPDHVNPERPWPHIDELAARTAESGFELRERLTIYPEFIQRGEPWLDPRLLPHVRALADPETGLAREGVRPAGLPWQEPDEGFTSTGRTDLHRTIDTEGRTGDRRDDFDVVYGDWEALREAAAPGMVPSRIDTDVRGALAQAADDPTKLTDAEALALFHADGPALDALTRIADELRRDVVGDDVTYIVTRNINFTNVCYTGCRFCAFAQRRTDADAYTLSLSQVADRAEQAWEVGATEVCMQGGIHPDLPGTAYFDIARAVKERVPGMHVHAFSPMEVVNGASRTGLSIREWLTAAKEAGLDSIPGTAAEILDDEVRWILTKGKLPTATWIEVITTAHELGIRSSSTMMYGHVDQPRHWLGHFRTLARIQQQTGGFTEFVTLPFIHTNAPVYLAGIARPGPTDRDNRAVMAMARLLLHPYIPNIQTSWVKLGTEGAAEMLRSGANDLGGTLMEETISRMAGSSYGSYRSVKDLVAIAEAAGRPARPRTTLYGEVPEERVRAAAASDGHLPELLPVLPS, from the coding sequence ATGACGATTCAGCAGCCCGGAGGGCCGACCGCCAACTCCATGCGCCGTGCGCTCAAGCGCGCCCGCGACGGCGTCGCCCTCGATGTCGCCGAGGCCGCCGTGCTCCTTCAGGCGCGGGGGGACGACCTCACCGACCTCGCCGCGTCCGCCGCGCGGGTGCGGGACGCGGGGCTCGCGGCGGCCGGGCGGCCGGGGGTCATCACGTACTCCCGGAAGGTCTTCATCCCGCTGACCCGGCTCTGCCGGGACAAGTGCCACTACTGCACCTTCGTCACCGTGCCCGGCAAGCTGCGCCGCGCCGGGCACGGGATGTTCCTCTCGCCCGACGAGGTGCTGGAGATCGCGCGCCAGGGCGCCGCGCTCGGCTGCAAGGAAGCGCTGTTCACGCTCGGCGACCGGCCCGAGGACCGGTGGCCGGAGGCGCGTGAGTGGCTGGAGGCGGAGGGGTACGACGACACGCTCGCGTATGTCCGCGCCATGGCCATCCGGGTCCTGGAGGAGACGGGGCTGCTGCCCCATCTGAACCCGGGCGTCATGAGCTGGACCGACCTACAGCGGCTCAAGCCGGTCGCGCCGAGCATGGGCATGATGCTGGAGACCACCGCCACCCGCCTCTGGTCCGAGCCCGGCGGCCCGCACCACGGCTCGCCCGACAAGGAGCCCGCCGTACGGCTGCGGGTGCTGGAGGACGCCGGCCGCTCCAACGTCCCCTTCACCACCGGGGTGCTGATCGGCATCGGGGAGAACCACGAGGAGCGCGCCGACGCCCTCTTCGAGCTGCGCCGCGTCCAGCGGGCGTACCACGGCATCCAGGAAGCCATCATCCAGAACTTCCGCGCCAAACCGGACACCGCGATGCGCGGCATGCCGGACGCGGAGCTGGAGGAGCTGGCGGCCACCATCGCCGTCGCCCGGCACATCCTGGGCCCCGCCGCCCGGATCCAGGCCCCGCCGAATCTGGTCGACGCGGAGTACGCGCTGCTGATCGGCGCGGGCATCGACGACTGGGGCGGCGTCTCGCCGCTCACCCCCGACCACGTCAACCCCGAGCGCCCCTGGCCGCACATCGACGAACTGGCCGCGCGGACCGCCGAGTCGGGGTTCGAGCTGCGTGAACGGCTCACGATCTACCCGGAGTTCATCCAGCGCGGCGAGCCGTGGCTCGACCCCCGGCTGCTGCCGCACGTACGCGCGCTGGCCGACCCGGAGACCGGGCTCGCCCGGGAGGGCGTCCGGCCCGCCGGCCTGCCCTGGCAGGAGCCGGACGAGGGCTTCACCTCCACCGGCCGCACCGATCTGCACCGCACCATCGACACCGAGGGCCGCACCGGCGACCGGCGCGACGACTTCGACGTCGTGTACGGGGACTGGGAGGCGCTCCGCGAGGCCGCCGCGCCCGGCATGGTGCCGTCCCGGATCGACACGGACGTACGGGGCGCACTCGCGCAGGCCGCCGACGACCCGACCAAGCTCACCGACGCCGAGGCGCTCGCGCTCTTCCACGCGGACGGCCCGGCGCTCGACGCGCTGACCCGGATCGCGGACGAGCTGCGCCGCGATGTGGTCGGCGACGATGTCACGTACATCGTCACGCGCAACATCAACTTCACCAACGTCTGCTACACCGGCTGCCGTTTCTGCGCCTTCGCCCAGCGCCGTACGGACGCCGACGCCTACACACTCTCCCTGAGCCAGGTCGCGGACCGCGCCGAGCAGGCGTGGGAGGTCGGCGCCACCGAGGTCTGCATGCAGGGCGGTATCCACCCGGACCTGCCGGGCACGGCGTACTTCGACATCGCGCGGGCGGTGAAGGAGCGCGTCCCGGGCATGCATGTGCACGCCTTCTCCCCGATGGAGGTCGTCAACGGCGCCTCGCGCACGGGTCTTTCGATCCGCGAGTGGCTGACCGCCGCGAAGGAGGCGGGTCTCGACTCGATCCCCGGTACGGCGGCGGAGATCCTGGACGACGAGGTCCGCTGGATCCTCACCAAGGGCAAGCTGCCCACGGCCACCTGGATCGAGGTCATCACCACCGCCCACGAGCTGGGCATCCGCTCCAGCTCCACGATGATGTACGGCCATGTCGACCAGCCCCGCCACTGGCTCGGCCACTTCCGTACGCTCGCCCGTATCCAGCAACAGACCGGCGGCTTCACCGAGTTCGTCACACTGCCCTTCATCCACACCAACGCCCCGGTCTATCTGGCCGGAATCGCCCGGCCGGGCCCGACCGACCGGGACAACCGCGCGGTGATGGCCATGGCCCGGCTCCTGCTCCACCCGTACATCCCCAACATCCAGACCAGCTGGGTCAAGCTCGGTACCGAGGGCGCCGCCGAGATGCTCCGCTCGGGCGCGAACGACCTGGGCGGCACGCTGATGGAGGAGACCATCTCCCGTATGGCCGGGTCGAGTTACGGCTCTTACCGCTCGGTCAAGGATCTCGTCGCCATCGCGGAGGCGGCCGGCCGGCCGGCCCGGCCGCGTACGACGCTGTACGGGGAGGTCCCGGAGGAGCGCGTACGGGCGGCGGCGGCCTCGGACGGCCATCTGCCGGAGCTGCTGCCGGTGCTGCCCTCGTAG